A section of the Brevinema andersonii genome encodes:
- a CDS encoding SDR family NAD(P)-dependent oxidoreductase, with product MKNLLLTGASGNIGQAIAQLFLSKGYKVTAPTRQELDLCDPQNIDNYFNQHSLEYLAFIHCAGYNTLYSLEALKLCELQKTLQINTLSFFQILSYLIPFFKQKKKGYVLGISSLYGTIAREERASYVMSKHAMNGLMQTACLELGSYNIKVNTLSPGFVDTQMTRKNNSLEKIQNLQTKIPLKRLGSVEDIANIAYMLCSEQNTYISGQNIIVDGGFMAGGFQK from the coding sequence ATGAAAAATCTATTGTTAACAGGAGCTTCCGGAAATATTGGGCAAGCAATCGCTCAGCTGTTCCTCAGCAAAGGTTATAAAGTAACAGCACCAACCCGTCAAGAACTAGATCTTTGTGATCCACAAAATATTGATAACTATTTTAATCAACATTCCTTAGAGTATTTAGCATTCATTCATTGTGCAGGATATAATACTCTATATTCACTGGAAGCCCTCAAATTATGCGAATTACAAAAAACTTTGCAAATCAATACTTTATCATTTTTTCAAATTTTATCTTATTTGATTCCTTTTTTTAAGCAGAAAAAAAAAGGTTATGTTTTAGGCATTTCATCATTATATGGCACAATTGCACGTGAAGAACGAGCTAGCTATGTTATGTCAAAACATGCTATGAACGGACTTATGCAAACAGCATGCCTTGAATTAGGTTCCTATAATATCAAAGTAAATACTCTATCTCCAGGATTTGTTGACACCCAAATGACACGGAAAAATAATTCTTTAGAAAAAATTCAGAATTTACAAACAAAAATACCACTTAAACGCTTAGGATCAGTTGAAGATATTGCTAACATTGCATATATGCTCTGTTCTGAACAAAATACCTATATTTCCGGACAAAATATTATTGTAGATGGAGGTTTTATGGCAGGAGGATTCCAAAAATGA